A single Streptococcus thermophilus DNA region contains:
- a CDS encoding VanZ family protein: MEKVLSNILLRIISLGLSYWFYRGHLEQYVHYIAHYGPYFQVFLNLVIIILLGYFVYAFLKLLLTRKIKKQTLLLLYFIYFLSLFYLLFLKNIGIQGISLNPLSFAQELHWGSHFVPIMNLLMFIPLGLLFSSRMSNLLLCLIALFSVESIQYFGHLGIFDLGDIVLNMLGLLVGTAIHQLPQFQTLIKKILT; encoded by the coding sequence GTGGAAAAAGTATTGAGTAACATCCTACTAAGAATCATCTCACTTGGCTTGTCTTACTGGTTTTACAGAGGACATCTGGAACAATATGTTCATTATATCGCCCATTACGGTCCCTACTTCCAAGTTTTCCTAAACCTAGTCATTATTATTTTATTAGGGTACTTCGTCTACGCTTTTTTGAAACTCCTTCTCACTAGGAAAATAAAAAAACAAACACTTCTCCTACTTTACTTCATTTACTTTCTTTCTCTCTTTTACCTACTTTTCTTGAAAAACATCGGCATCCAAGGGATATCCCTTAATCCTCTTTCCTTCGCTCAGGAACTACACTGGGGCAGCCACTTTGTTCCCATCATGAACCTATTAATGTTCATCCCCCTAGGACTCCTCTTTTCTTCCCGAATGAGTAATCTCCTACTCTGTCTCATCGCCCTTTTCTCCGTCGAATCCATCCAATACTTTGGACATCTTGGAATATTTGATTTAGGAGATATCGTCTTAAATATGTTAGGTCTCCTTGTCGGGACTGCAATTCATCAACTCCCTCAGTTTCAAACATTAATCAAAAAAATTTTAACATAG
- a CDS encoding LPXTG cell wall anchor domain-containing protein: MPETGEVTVVGLAFLGLFMTLLAFLGFVDRRTRRN, encoded by the coding sequence TTGCCAGAAACAGGTGAGGTAACTGTAGTAGGACTTGCCTTTTTAGGTCTTTTTATGACACTATTGGCCTTTCTTGGTTTTGTTGACAGACGTACACGTCGTAACTAA